TCGCCGGCTGCCAGGCGGGTTGGACCATGGGGGCCTTCATCCGTGAAAAGACGCGAGAGGTGCGGAAACTGGTCGGGAAAGAGAAAGTGCTCTGTGCCGTCTCGGGCGGCGTCGATTCGTCCGTCATGGCCGCCCTGCTGGCGCGGGCGGTGGGGCCCAACCTGGTCGCGGTCTTCGTTGACAACGGGCTGTTCCGCAAGAATGAGCCGGAGCTGGTGCGCCGAGCACTCGGGGCACGGCTGAATCTCAATATGGTTGATGCGGGCGAGAGATTCCTGACCAGGCTGGCAGGCGTATCCAGTCCGGAGAAGAAGCGACGGATCATCGGACACGAGTTCATCCGCGTGTTTGAGGAAGTGGCGCGAACTCACGGGCCGCTGCGGTTTCTGGCGCAGGGCACGCTCTACCCCGACCTGATTGAGTCGCGTTCTGCGTTCGGCGGACCGTCCGCGACCATCAAGACGCACCACAACGTCGGCGGTCTGCCCAAGAACATGAAGCTCGAGCTGATTGAACCGCTGCGCGAGCTGTTCAAAGACGAGGTGCGCGAGTTGGGGCGCGCGCTCAGATTGCCGGCGACGCTCCTCGGCCGGCACCCGTTTCCCGGTCCGGGTTTGGCAGTGCGAATCCTCGGTCCGGTAACGGCCGAGCGTGCGCGGCTGGTGCGTGAAGCAGATGACGTTTTCATCAGCGAGTTGCACAGGGCAGGCTTGTACGACAAGGTCTGGCAAGCCCTGACCGTGCTGCTTCCGGTGCGTTCGGTTGGCGTGATGGGGGATGAGCGGACATACGAGAACGTTGTGACGCTGCGCGCGGTCACGTCTACCGACGCGATGACCGCAGACTGGGCGCGGTTGCCGAACGACTTCCTCGCGCGGGTTTCGAACCGCATCATCAACGAGATACGCGGCATCAACCGCGTCGTCTACGACATCAGTTCCAAACCCCCGGCGACAA
This genomic window from candidate division WOR-3 bacterium contains:
- the guaA gene encoding glutamine-hydrolyzing GMP synthase, which translates into the protein MDRVLVLDFGSQYNQLIARRVRELKVYSEIVPHDIKAEQVLDRGAKALILSGGPASVRQDGAPQPDPAIFNLGLPVLGICYGMQVTAQILGGKVAGGHTREYGHAQLIPTRPSRLLSGLPDRTQAWMSHGDSVTALPPGFITIGRTSSIACAAFGDEAHRIYGVQFHPEVEHTLQGRQILANFLFRIAGCQAGWTMGAFIREKTREVRKLVGKEKVLCAVSGGVDSSVMAALLARAVGPNLVAVFVDNGLFRKNEPELVRRALGARLNLNMVDAGERFLTRLAGVSSPEKKRRIIGHEFIRVFEEVARTHGPLRFLAQGTLYPDLIESRSAFGGPSATIKTHHNVGGLPKNMKLELIEPLRELFKDEVRELGRALRLPATLLGRHPFPGPGLAVRILGPVTAERARLVREADDVFISELHRAGLYDKVWQALTVLLPVRSVGVMGDERTYENVVTLRAVTSTDAMTADWARLPNDFLARVSNRIINEIRGINRVVYDISSKPPATIEWE